In Streptomyces sp. NBC_00341, the DNA window GGCGGCCTGGCGGAATTCGGGGTCCTTGAACAGCCGGGTCCAGTTGTCCGTGCCGACCGGCGTCGGGGAGTTCAGCCCGTCCCAGTGGCAGAAGGAGAGATAGACGGCGATCGCCAGCGGGACGATCGCGAAGAGGGCGAAGAAGACGATCCCGGGAAGGGCCCAGGCGACCGAGGGGCGGCCGACGTTGCCGACGGCCGCCTTCCTTCCTCCACGCACCTTGGTGTACGGAGAGAGCTGGGACATCGTTACTTGACGGCCTTCATCGCGGCGACGAACTGCTCGGGCGTGGACTTGCCGGCGAACAGCTTGCTGATCTCGGTGAGCAGCGGGGTGGCGATCTGCGACTCCAGCGCCTGGTCCCAGGAGAGCGTGAAGCTCGGTGCCTTCTGGACCATCGAGTACTGGTCGTGCGCGAACTGCGGGTTGGGCGAGGAGTCCAGTGTCGAGGCGGCGTCCGACGTGGTGGGGATGTCGCCGTTGTCGACCAGGGCCTTGCTGTAGGACTTGGCGGCCATGGTCTTCAGGAACGCGATGGCCGCGTCCTTGTGCTTGGTCCTGGTGTTGACCGACCAGTAGTTGGTGGGGTTGCCGACCACGTCGGCCGGGTCACCGACACCGCCGGCCACCGTCGGGAAGGCGGTCCAGCCGAGGTCCTTCCTGGCGAACGCGGGCGCCTTGCCGAGCTGTGTCGAGTACTCCCACGAGCCCATCAGGTGCATGGCGGCCTTGCCCTTGTTGAGCAGGGTGGGGGCGCCTCCGTTGCCGTAGTCGACGGAGTTGAAGTTCTTGCCGAACGCGCCGCCGTCGACGAGTTCCTTCACGGTCCGGGCCGACTTGAGGACCGCGGGGTCGCCCCAGCCGGAACTGTCGCCGCCCTGGATCTTCCGGAAGACCTCGGGTCCGCCGATCCGGTCGAGGAGGTACTCCATCCACATCAGCTCGGGCCATTTGTCGGAGCCGCCGAGGGCGAACGGCGTGATGCCCTTGCCCTTGAAGACGGTGATGGCCTTCTGCATGTCCTCCCAGGTCCTGGGGGGCCGGAGCTTGTTCTGCGCGAAGAGGGTCTTGTTGTAGAAGAGCATCACGGGCTGCATGCCGCGCATCGGGACGCCGTACATCTTCCCGTCGAGGCTGCCCGCCTCGACGATCGACGGAAGGAATCCGTCCTTGAGGGTGGGGTCGTTTTTGATCGTCGAGGTGAGGTCGACGACCTGCTCGGCGTCCACGTACGGCTTGATGGAGCCACCGCCCCAGTTGTAGAAGATGTCGGGGGCGCTCGGGGAGCCCATGGCGCTGCGGAGCTTGTTGACGTAGTCGGTGCCGGGTACGGGGACGAGCTTGACCTTGACGTCGGAGGTCTTGTTGAACTCCTTCACGGCCGCTTCCTGGATCTTCACGGCGTCGTCCCCGTAGACGTAGGCGGTGAGGGTTCCGCCCCCGCCACCCCCGCTGCCGCTGTCGGAGCCGCATCCGGCCAGCAGGCCGGCCATGACCATGGCGGCACCGGCCGCGGTCCATCTCGCCGTACGTGTGCCCTGAGTGAAAATACCCGACCGCATGACCGCACCTCTGTCGAATGTTTCGGTGTGACTTACGAATGTTGCCGGAACCGTACGGTCGGGTTTCGGGTGCGTCAAGGGGTCGGGAAGCGGGATTTACTCCCGCCCGACCCAGGCATCGGCTGGTGCGGCGGGAAGCTACGATCCCCTTATGAGCCCCGCAAACGTCCAGTCACATCAGGAGAATGCGCCGGCCGGCGAACCGTCGGAAGGCACCGCCACGTTGGCGGAAATCGCCCGAGCGGCCGGAGTCTCGGCTCCGACAGTTTCGAAGGTGCTGAACGGGCGCGCCGATGTCGCCCCGGGTACCCGCACCAAGGTGGAGGAGCTGCTGCTGGTGCACGGCTACCGCCGCAGACGCGGCTCCACGACCCAGTCCCAGCTGATCGACCTGGTCTTCCACGAGCTGGACAGCGCCTGGGCCATGGAGGTCGTGCGCGGGGTGGAGAACGTCGCCAGGGAGGAGGGGCTGAGCCTGGTCCTCTCCGAGAGCGCCGGCCGGCTCACCCCGGGACAGACCTGGGTGGACGGGGTGCTGGCCAGGCGGCCGGTCGGGGTGATCCTGGTGCTCTCGGACCTCACCGCCGCCCAGCGCGCCCAGCTGACCAGCCGCAGCATCCCCTACGCGGTCGTCGACCCGGCGGGCGATCCCGGCGACGACGTCCCCTCGGTCGGGACGACGAACTGGCAGGGCGGCCTGGCCGCCACCCGCCACCTCACCGCGCTCGGGCACCGGCGGATCGGGGTCATCAGCGGCCCGTCCCGGATGATGTGCAGCCGGGCCCGGGTGGACGGCTACCGCGCCGCCCTGGAGACCGCGGGCCTGCCGATCGATCCCGCCCTGGTCCGCGAGGGCGAGTTCCAGCACGAGGCGGGCTACACCGCGGGCCTCGAGCTGCTCCGCCAGGCCGACCGGCCGACCGCGGTCTTCGCCGGCAACGACCTCCAGGCGCTCGGCGTGTACGAGGCGGCGCGGGAGCTTGGCCTGCGCATCCCCGAGGACCTCAGCGTCGTCGGCTTCGACGACCTGCCGCTCACCCGGTGGATCGGCCCGCCGCTGACCACGGTGCGCCAGCCGCTCATAGAGATGGCCGAGACCGCCGCCCGGCTGGTCATCGACCTGGGCCGGGGCCGGCAGCCCGCGACCACCCGGGTCGACCTGGCCACCAATCTGGTGGTGCGCAGCAGCACGGCGGCGCCCCGCCGCTGACCCGGCGGACGTCGCGGGTCGGGTGCCTCGCCGGACCTCGCGCACCCCGCCGGACCTGGCACGACCGCAGAAGCGACAGTGTCCCGGGCTGTCCTGCGCGCCGGTGTCGGTGGCCGGGTGCAGACTGGCCGGTATCCGGCACAACGGCGTTTCGGGAGGTTCGGGTCATGACCGATGTTCTGCTCACCGTGGGTACCCGCAAAGGACTCTTCATCGGCCGCCGGCACGACGGTGCGTGGAAGTTCGACGGTCCGCATTTCAACGCGCAGGCGATCTACTCGGTCGCCATCGACACCCGTGGAAAGTCCCCCCGGCTGCTGGTCGGCGGCGACAGCGCGCACTGGGGCCCGTCCGTCTTCCACTCCGACGACCTGGGCGCCAGCTGGGTCGAGCCCAAGCGCCCGGCCGTGAAGTTCCCGGAGTTCACCGGGACGTCGCTGGAGCGGGTCTGGCAGTTGCAGCCGGCGGGGCCCGAGGCGCCCGACGTCGTGTACGCGGGCACCGAGCCGGCCGCGCTGTTCCGGTCCCGGGACGGCGGCGAGTCGTTCGAGCTGATCCGCCCGCTCTGGGAGCATCCGACGCGTTCGAAATGGGTGCCGGGCGGGGGCGGCGAGGGGCTGCACACGGTCCTGACCGACGAGCGGGACGCACGGGCGGTGACGGTCGCGGTCTCCACCGCCGGGGTGTTCAGGACCGCGGACGGCGGCGAGAGCTGGGCCCCGGCCAACAAGGGCGTGTCGGCCGTCTTCCTGCCGGACCCGCACCCGGAGTTCGGCCAGTGCGTGCACAAGGTCAGCCGGGACGCGGTCGATCCCGACCGGCTCTACCTCCAGAACCACTGGGGCGTCTTCCGCAGCGACGACGCCGGGAGCAACTGGACCGACATCGGCGGGGGGCTGCCGTCCGACTTCGGCTTCGCCGTGGCCGCGCACCCGCACCGGGCGGACACGGCGTACGTCTTCCCGATCAACGCCGACGCCGACCGGGTACCGGCGGAGCACCGCTGCCGGGTCTTCCGGACCCGCGACGCGGGTGACAGCTGGGAAGCGCTGTCAGCGGGGCTCCCGGAGGGGGCCCACTACGGCACGGTGCTGCGTGACGCGCTCTGTACGGACGACGCCGATCCGGCGGGGGTCTACTTCGGCAACCGCAACGGCGAGGTGTACGCGAGCGCGGACGACGGCGACAGCTGGCAGCAGCTCATCTCGCACCTGCCCGATGTCCTGTGCGTGCGGGCGGCGGCCACCGGCGGTTGATCCATACCGTCGTATCAGCAGTAGAGTGCCGCCCGTGGCAGCACGACCTCTGAACGAAATCATCGAGCCCGGCTGGGCGCGGGCCCTTGAGCCCGTGGCCGGACGCGTCGCGGCGATGGGCGAGTTCCTGCGCGGCGAGATCGCCGCGGGGCGCACCTATCTGCCCTCGGGCGCGAACGTCCTGCGGGCGTTCCAGCAACCCTTCGAGCAGGTAAGGGTCCTGATCGTCGGTCAGGACCCCTACCCGACACCGGGGCACGCGGTGGGGCTGAGCTTCTCCGTCGCACCCGACGTCCAACCGGTGCCCGGCAGCCTGGAGAACATCTTCCGGGAGCTCCACTCGGACCTGGGGCTTCCGCGTCCCTCCAACGGCGACCTGACGCCGTGGGCCGAGCAGGGCGTCCTGCTGCTCAACAGGGCGCTGACCACGGCGCCCCGCCGGCCCGCCGCGCATCGCGGCAAGGGCTGGGAGGAGGTGACCCAGCAGGCGATCTCGGCGCTCGTCGCGCGCGGCACCCCGCTGGTGTCGGTCCTGTGGGGGCGCGACGCCCGCAATCTGCGCCCCTCGCTGGGTGATTTCCCGGCGATCGAGTCCTCGCACCCCTCCCCGATGTCGGCGGACCGCGGGTTCTTCGGTTCGCGCCCGTTCAGCCGGACCAACGAGCTGCTGGAGCGCCAGGGCGCCGCACCGGTGGACTGGCGACTGCCGTGACAACCGCCTCGCCCGACGGCCCCGGACGACCTGGTCCCGCCGGGGAGTACGTCCTCGGCGTGGACTCGGGTGGCTCCGGGCTGCGGGTGGCTCTGGGCACCGTGGGCTCGGACGTCCCCCTGGGCACAACGGCAGGTGCCGAACCGGTGCGGACCGGTCCCTCCGGCATCGACGCCGCCCACCTGCTGGAACAACTGCTGCCCGCCGTCCGGGAACTGCTCGCGCGGCACGGCGGCGGCAGCCGCGTCGCGGCCGCGGCGATCGGTGCGGCCGGCATGGGCACCCTCGGGGACCGGTTGCGGGCCGAACTGCCCGCCGCCCTGACGGACGCGCTCGGGGTGCGCCGGCTGGCGCTCGCCGCCGACGCCGTGACCGCGTACGCCGGCGCGGTCGGACAGCGCCCCGGCGCCGTGGTCGCGGCCGGCACCGGCCTGATCGCCCTGGGCACGGATCTGACGCGGTGGCGGCGGGCCGACGGCTGGGGCCATCTGCTGGGCGACAGCGGCGGCGGTGCCTGGATCGGCCGGGCCGGTCTCGACGCGGCGATGCGCGCCCACGACGGGCGGCGCGGCGGATCCCGGGCGCTGCTCGGCCGGCTGGAGGCGGTGTTCGGCCCGGCGCCCGGACTCCCCGGCCTGCTCTATCCGCGTACCGACCGGCCCGCGGTGCTGGCTTCGTTCGCTCCCGAGGTGGCCGGCTGCGCCGCGCACGATCCGGTGGCCGAGGGCATTCTCCGCGACGCCGCCGGACATATCGCGGAGGCCGCTGCCGCCGTGTGCCCGACGGCTGGTGCGGACGACGGGGGATGCGAAGTGGCGCTGACGGGTGGCCTGTTCCGGATGGGCGAACCGTTGCTCGTACCTCTGCGCGAGGAGCTGGCCCGGCTGCTGCCGCACGCGCGGGCGGTCCCCGGTTCGGGTGATCCCCTGATCGGCTCCCTGCGCATCGCGCGGGCCCTGGCCACCGGCGGTCTGCTCCTGCCGCGTCATCCGACACTGCTCAGCATTCCGTTGTCCGGATTGAACCAACAGGCCTCCGCGGGGGTGACAGAGCAGGGCAGTTGACCGGTAAGCCGCCCAACGGATAAATGCGGACAGACAACGCTCGACCGGACCCTCCCCGCGCAGTGGGGTACCCAAAACCAGTAGCATGCGGCGCCATGAGCACCCCCACTGGGCCCGCTTCCGGCCTGCCTGTACGAATGCCGCGACCTCGCCAGTCCGGACGGCACCGCCGCCCGGAGCCCGTGGTCGCACCTGAGGGCGCTGCCGCGCTCGTTCTCGCCGTTCCCGGTACCCCCTCCTCGGCCAGCCGCGGTCTGGCCGAAGAGGTGATCAGCATTGCCCGCTCCGAGCTGCCCGGTCTGAACGCCGTGATCGGTTACCTCGACGGCGACGATGCCGAGTACCCGTCCCTCGTCTCCGCCCTGGCCCACTGCGCCGCCGAGCGCACCGCACGCTTCGAGCAGGCCACGGCCGCCGGCCGCGAGGTCGCTCCGCCCGAGGGACCGGCCGCCGTCGTGGTGCCGCTGCTCGCGGGACCGGACAGCGCCCTCGTGCAGCGGATACGCCAAGCGATCACGGACAGTCAGGCACCGGCCGAGCTGACCGATGTGCTCGGCCCGCACCCGCTGCTCGCCGAGGCGCTGCACGTACGCCTGTCCGAGGCCGGTCTCGCCCGCGCCGACCGGGCGAGGCTGTTCACGGTGGCCACGGCCGCCGACGGGATCGTGCTGGCCACGGTCGGCGGCGAGGAGGCCGTGCAGGCGGCCGGGATCACCGGAATGCTGCTGGCCGCGCGGCTCGCGGTGCCCGTGATGGCCGCCGCGCTCGATGTCGAGGGTTCCGTCGCGTCGATCGCCGCGCAGCTGAGGGACTCCGGCTCGCTCCAGCTGGCGGTCGCGCCGTATCTGGTGGGGCCCGAGGTGGCCGAGGGGCTGCTGGACTCCGCCGTCAAGGACGCGGGCTGCGCGGCGGCAGAGCCGCTCGGCGCCTACCCCGCGATCGGCAAGCTGGTGATGTCGATGTACACCACGACGCTCGGCATCGCCGCTCCGGTGGCACAGGGGGCACAGGCCCTCTGATCCGTTCCGGGGTGCGTTCCGTTTCCTGACGGGCGCGTGGTGATGGGCCGGCCGGCCCATCACCACGCGCCCGTACCCGTCAGGCGAAGATCACACAGGAGGCCGCAGGAGCCTCCAGGGAGCCCTCCTGGACCGGGATACCGGTCTCCGGGTCCACGGCGAACCAGGCGACGTTCCCGGACCGCTCGTTGGCCGCGTACAGCCGTCGCCCGGTGGGGTCGAGCGCGAGGTCGCGCGGCCAGTGGCCGCCGCAGCTCACCGTGGTGACCAGGGAAGCCTTCTCCCCCGTGGCGTCGAGGCCGAGCACCGAGATGCTGTCGTGCCCCCGGTTGGCCGCCCAGAGGAACCGGCCGTCGTGCGAGACGACGACCTCGGACGCGTAGCTCGCCCCGGCGGCGTCCCCGGTCGCCTCCGCGGGCAGTACGGGCGTCTCGTCGACCGCTTCGAGGACTCCGGAGACGGCGTCCCACCGGCACACGGTGACCGTGGGTTCGAGCTCGTTCAGCACATAGGCGTGAGCGCCGTCGGGGTGGAAGGCGAGATGGCGTGGTCCGGTACCCGGCCGCAGCACCGTCTCCCCGTGCGGGCGCAGCGCTCCGGTGCCCGGGTCGAGCGCGCAGACCCGTACCGAATCGGTTCCGAGGTCGACGCTGAGCACCCAGTTCCCCGAGGGGTCGGGGAGCACCTGGTGGGCGTGCGGGCCCTCCTGGCGGGCGGCGTCCGGCCCGCTGCCCTCGTGCTGGAGCACGCTGTCGGCGGCGCCGAGCGAGCCGTCCGCGCCCACCGGCAGCACGGTGACGCTGCCGGAGCCGTAGTTGGCGGTCAGCAGTCGGCCGCCGGCAAGCGCGAGGTGGGTGGGGCTGTCCCCGTCCACCGGCCGGAGGGCGCCGATCACCCGGGGTATGTCCTGGGTGACGTCAAGAGCCGCGGCCGCTCCCGGCTCGCTCTCGCTGACCGCGTACAGGACCGCGCCATCGGGGCCCCCGCCCCGGCCCAGTACCAGGTAGGAGGGGTTGGGCACGGAATCCGTAGCGCCCAGGACGGTGAGCGCCCCGGTCTCCTGGTCCACGGCGGCGACGGTGATGCCCCGCCCGCCCGCCGAGGTGAAGGACCCGATGAATGCCCGTCCGGCACCGTTGCTGCTGTCCACCGCACTGCCTTTCTCCGCCGACTGATCGCGACAGTGGGGACCGTCGCGATCTTCCGCGGCGACGGTAGCAGTGCGGTGGGTGGTCTGGACCAAAGGGTGCGGTATCAGGCCGCGGCCAGCGGGGCCCTAGGCGGGCTGTGCAGCGGCGCGGCCAGTTCGGCCAGCGCGCGCTCCAGGCCGTGCAGATGGGCGAGGGCGGGTTCCGTCTCCGCGGCGTGCGCCGGATGTCCTGCGGCCAGCGGAGTGCGGGCCGGCCGCTCGGGGGCCGTCAGCGCTTCCACCGCGCTCTCGACGCGCCAGCAGGCGGCGGCGAGCCGGGCGTCGTGCGAGGCTTCCGGGTCGGCGGCGACGGAGGCCAGTCCGCGCACCTCGCGCGCGCAGTCGTCGAGCAGCGCGAGCACCTGCCGGGCCCGTGCCTTGCGGGCCCTCATCGGGTTGAGCGGATGCACCAGCGGCGCCAGCGACAGCCGTACCCGGCCGAGGATGGCCTCCAGTTCGGCGACGTGCCGGGGCGGGTCGGCGTCCTCGCTTCCCGCGAGCCGGGCAGCGGCCTGAGCCGTGCAGGTGTGCACGCACCGCAGCGCCCGCTCCACCCAGGCCTCGGTCACCGAGTGCGTGGTCACCGGCAGCACGAACAGCACCGCGAGTACGGCGCCGAGCGCACCGGCCCCCGTCTCGGTGACCCGGAGCACCAGCAGTCCCGCGTCGAGCACGCCGAGCAGCCCGTACAGCATGCTCGCCATCACGGTGACGGCCAGCATCATCCAGGTGTAGGAGACGGCGGCGGTGTAGAAGATCCCGAACACGCCCACCGCCACGACGGCGGCCGCCACCACCGGCTCGTGGTGCAGCGGTACCGCCACGGCGAAGCCCAGCCCGATACCGAGCACGGTCCCCAGGAACCGCCTGAATCCGCGCACGACGGTCTCGCCGCGCGAGGTCGTGGCCACGAACACCCACCAGGTGGCGCCGACCGCCCAGTACCAGCGCTGGTCCGAGAGCAGTTGCCCCACCGCGAGGGCGAATCCCGCGCCCAGGGTCGCCTGTACGGCCTGCCGCGTCGTGATCCGCCGCAGCCCCGCCGCTCCCGTGGGAAGGCCGGCCGCCACGGGGGCCGCGATCCGGCGCTCGTAGCACCACACCCCGAACCGCACCAGCGATGACGCGACGAGCGACAGCAGCACGGCCGCGTACAACTCGGGCAGCCGGCCGGGCACGGTGTGCAGGAACTGGGCGGAGAAGTAGGCCATGAAGGCGAATACGCCCAGCGAGTGCCCGCGCGGCCCCCACCGCCGCGCGTACACCCCCGCCCCCACGACGGCGAGGAACGCCAGGTCGCGGGCGACGGGCACATCGTGCAGCACGGCGGCGAGCGTGAGCACCGGGAGGCCGACGACGGGGAGCAGCGCGGTCGTCGTCGCCTGCCCGCGCACGGTCGGGTCGGTCACCGTGAACAGGGCGAGCAGCGCGGCCAGGCCTCCCGTGATGGCCGCCACCAGAGAGTGTCCGACCGCCCCGCACAGCGCGACGGCGAGCCCGATGCCGAGCACGGCCCGGGACGCGAACCGCAGCCGGATCCGTCCGGGATCGTGTGCGACGAACGCCCTCTTCAGCAAGTCGCCTCGCCCCTTTCGCGCATGGCACCAGCGCAGACATGAGAAAGGCGCCACAGAGATCCCCGAGGGACCCGCAGCGCCATTGACAGCCACATCTCAACACCTGGGGGGCTAATGGTTCAACTTGGACCCATCCCTATGGGCCAATGGCCCAGCTATCTCGCATTCCGTGCGACCACAGCAGAGCCAACGGACCAGCCTGAGGACCGGCAGGCCCCGGAGGCGAAACACGCCACCTCGCAGCAAGGTCTTCGCCCCCTTCCACATCCCGGATGGTGAACAGCGGTGCCGCAGGGGCGGTCCACCCTCTAGGCTGGCCGGTGCAGCTGGTTCGCCCTGTCCGCCAGACAGACGCGTCGCAAGAGGGAACCCGGTGTGAATCCGGGACTGCCCCGCAGCGGTAAGTGGGAACGACCGCCGTCATACGCACTGGATCCGTTCGGATCCGGGAAGCGACGGCCAGTAGGAGTCTGCCCCCGGCAGACGAGCCCACGAGTCCGAAGACCTGCCCGTTGCCCGCACCCGAACCCTCGGACGCGGATATCCCGGTGACCTCGTGGGCGGGTCGGCGTACGTATCCAGACGGAGAATCCGCGCCGAGGCGTGTGCGATATCCGTCCGGTTCGTCATCCCTTCGCGTCCGTGTCCCGTCTCCGGGATGTTCAGGAGTCATCTCGCGAAGGAGATTTCCGTGACACCCAAGCCCGCAGCCGCGGCAGCACGAGCCACCGTCTACGGCTACCCCCGCCAGGGCCCGAACCGGGAACTGAAGAAGGCCGTCGAGGGGTACTGGAAGGGCCGCGTCACCGCCGGCGCCCTGCGGGAGACGGCGGCAGAACTGCGCCGGTCCAGCTGGAAGCAGTTGGCGGACGCCGGCGTCCATGAGGTCCCGACCGGTGACTTCTCGTACTACGACCACGTCCTGGACACCAGCGTCATGGTCGGCGCGGTCCCGCAGCGGCACCGTGCGGCCGTCGCCGCCGACGCGCTCGACGGGTACTTCGCGATGGCTCGCGGCACCCAGGACGTGGCGCCGCTGGAGATGACCAAGTGGTTCGACACCAACTACCACTACCTCGTCCCCGAACTCGGTCCGGACACCGTCTTCAGCGCCGACTCCACCAAGCAGGTCACCGAGCTCAGGGAGGCCGTCGCGCTCGGGCACAGCGCCCGGCCGGTGCTCGTCGGCCCGGTCACCTACCTTCTGCTGGCCAAGCCCGCCCCCGGGGTGGCGGCCGGCTTCGAGCCGCTCACCCTGCTGGACCGGCTGCTGCCGGTGTACGCGGAGGTGCTCGCCGATCTGCGCGCCGCCGGCGCGGAGTGGGTGCAGATCGACGAACCCGCCCTGGTCCAGGACCGCACCCCGGCCGAGCTGAACGCCGCCGCCCGCGCCTACCGCGACCTCGGCGGCCTCACCGACCGGCCCAGGCTCCTCGTCGCCTCCTACTTCGGGCGGCTCGGCGAGGCACTCCCCGTCCTGGCGAAGGCCCCGGTCGAGGGTCTGGCACTGGACTTCACCGATGCCGCCGCCGCCAACCTCGAAGACCTCGCCGCCGTCGGCGGGCTTCCCGGCAAGCGCCTCGTCGCGGGTGTCGTCAACGGCCGCAACATCTGGATCAACGACTACGAGAGGTCCCTCTCGACCCTCGCCACCCTCCTCGGCCTCGCCGACCGGGTCGACGTGGCCGCGTCCTGCTCCCTTCTGCACGTCCCGCTCGACACCGCGCCGGAGCGGGACATCGACCCGCAGATCCTTCGCTGGCTCGCCTTCGCCGAGCAGAAGACCGCCGAGATCGTCACGCTCGCGAAGGGACTGGCCCGGGGCACCGGCGCGATCACCGCCGAGATCGCCGCCAACCGCGCCGACCTCGCGTCCCGCGCCAACTCCCCGATCACCCGCGACCCCGCCGTCCGGGCCAGGACGGCGGCCATCACTGACGCCGACGGCCGCCGCTCCCAGCCGTACACCGCACGCGCCGCCGCCCAGCGGGCCCACCTCGGGCTGCCGCTGCTGCCGACCACCACCATCGGCTCGTTCCCGCAGACGAACGAGCTGCGCACCGCCCGCGCCGATCTCCGCGCGGGACGGATCGACACGGCCGGCTACGAGGAGCGGATCAGGGCCGAGATCGGGGAGGTCATCGCCTTCCAGGAGAAGACCGGCATCGACGTCCTGGTGCACGGCGAGCCCGAACGCAACGACATGGTGCAGTACTTCGCCGAGCAGCTCACGGGCTACCTCGCCACCCAGCACGGCTGGGTCCAGTCGTACGGCACGCGTTACGTCCGCCCGCCGATCCTCGCGGGCGACATCTCCCGCCCCGAGCCGATGACGGTGCGCTGGACCTCGTACGCCCAGTCGCTCACCGGGCGCCCGGTCAAGGGCATGCTGACCGGACCGGTGACCATGCTGGCCTGGTCCTTCGTCCGCGACGACC includes these proteins:
- the metE gene encoding 5-methyltetrahydropteroyltriglutamate--homocysteine S-methyltransferase, whose translation is MTPKPAAAAARATVYGYPRQGPNRELKKAVEGYWKGRVTAGALRETAAELRRSSWKQLADAGVHEVPTGDFSYYDHVLDTSVMVGAVPQRHRAAVAADALDGYFAMARGTQDVAPLEMTKWFDTNYHYLVPELGPDTVFSADSTKQVTELREAVALGHSARPVLVGPVTYLLLAKPAPGVAAGFEPLTLLDRLLPVYAEVLADLRAAGAEWVQIDEPALVQDRTPAELNAAARAYRDLGGLTDRPRLLVASYFGRLGEALPVLAKAPVEGLALDFTDAAAANLEDLAAVGGLPGKRLVAGVVNGRNIWINDYERSLSTLATLLGLADRVDVAASCSLLHVPLDTAPERDIDPQILRWLAFAEQKTAEIVTLAKGLARGTGAITAEIAANRADLASRANSPITRDPAVRARTAAITDADGRRSQPYTARAAAQRAHLGLPLLPTTTIGSFPQTNELRTARADLRAGRIDTAGYEERIRAEIGEVIAFQEKTGIDVLVHGEPERNDMVQYFAEQLTGYLATQHGWVQSYGTRYVRPPILAGDISRPEPMTVRWTSYAQSLTGRPVKGMLTGPVTMLAWSFVRDDQPLGDTARQVALALRDEVDDLEAGGTSVIQVDEPALRETLPLRAADHAGYLDWATESFRLTTSGVRPDTQVHTHMCYAEFGDIVQAIDDLDADVISLEAARSHMQVARELAAHGYPREAGPGVYDIHSPRVPDADEAAALLREGLKAIPAERLWVNPDCGLKTRGWPETKASLENLVAAARTVRGELPVS